Proteins encoded in a region of the Acidobacteriota bacterium genome:
- the pilB gene encoding type IV-A pilus assembly ATPase PilB gives MSAKLGEILVRENLLTPQQLREALDYQRTNGGRLGSSLVKLGMISDDVITAVLSRQYGVPSINLDLFHIETDVIKLISQEVALKYTVLPISKVGATLTLAMADPTNVFAMDDIKFMTGLNVEPVIASEASIQMSIGKYYSGTMDIDVFDAAFAESFTPGSRNGKNGSSKTAKKGKSSERISDADLDVSLGDFEFHGDGEELEVVDTNEEINLADLARASEDAPVVRLVNVLLVDSLRRGASDIHVESYEKLFRIRFRIDGVLYDVMQPPMKMRDALISRLKIMAKLDIAEKRLPQDGRIKIKVKVDDRSRELDFRVSTLPTLFGEKVVLRLLDKDKLMLDMARLGFEPESLAKFKRAIANPYGMVLVTGPTGSGKTNTLYSALQSLNTSETNIMTAEDPVEFNLEGINQVQMKEQIGLNFAAALRSFLRQDPNIVLVGEIRDFETAEIAIKAALTGHLVLSTLHTNDAPSTVSRLVNMGIEPFLVATSVNLIQAQRLIRRICKDCKEEIEVSKELLIEIGFPPSEVDDLRLYKGRGCDNCLNTGFKGRVGLYEVMEVTDELRELIIIGASAIEIRKKAIELGMITLRESGLCKIREGITTIDEVVKETVI, from the coding sequence ATGTCAGCTAAACTTGGGGAAATCCTTGTCCGCGAGAACCTCTTGACGCCTCAGCAGCTCCGCGAAGCGCTCGACTATCAGCGCACCAACGGCGGCCGCTTGGGGTCCAGCCTAGTCAAGCTCGGGATGATCTCCGATGACGTAATAACGGCCGTACTTTCACGCCAATACGGCGTGCCCTCCATCAATCTCGATCTCTTTCATATCGAGACGGACGTTATCAAACTCATCTCGCAGGAGGTCGCTCTCAAATACACAGTTCTGCCGATCTCAAAGGTTGGGGCGACGCTAACGCTCGCGATGGCCGACCCGACGAACGTCTTCGCCATGGACGATATCAAGTTCATGACGGGGCTGAACGTCGAGCCGGTGATCGCATCTGAGGCCTCGATCCAGATGTCGATCGGCAAATATTATAGCGGCACGATGGACATCGATGTCTTCGACGCCGCATTTGCCGAGAGCTTTACACCTGGAAGCCGCAACGGCAAGAACGGTAGTTCAAAGACAGCCAAGAAAGGTAAAAGCAGCGAGCGGATCTCCGATGCTGACCTGGACGTATCGCTTGGCGACTTTGAATTCCACGGTGATGGTGAGGAGCTTGAGGTCGTTGATACCAATGAAGAGATAAATCTTGCCGATCTCGCTCGTGCCTCCGAAGATGCGCCGGTCGTTCGGCTCGTCAACGTACTTCTTGTTGACAGTCTTCGCCGCGGAGCCTCGGATATCCACGTTGAGAGCTACGAAAAGCTTTTTCGCATCCGGTTCCGCATTGACGGTGTTCTTTACGACGTAATGCAACCGCCGATGAAGATGCGCGATGCGCTCATCTCACGGCTCAAGATCATGGCGAAGCTGGACATCGCCGAAAAGCGACTCCCGCAGGATGGCCGCATCAAGATCAAGGTGAAGGTCGATGACCGCTCGCGTGAGTTGGATTTTCGCGTCTCGACCCTGCCGACCCTCTTCGGAGAAAAGGTCGTGCTTCGCCTCTTGGACAAAGACAAGCTGATGCTTGACATGGCGAGACTAGGCTTTGAACCAGAGAGCCTTGCTAAGTTCAAACGAGCGATCGCTAATCCATATGGAATGGTGCTCGTCACCGGGCCGACCGGTTCGGGTAAAACGAATACACTCTATTCGGCTCTGCAGTCTCTGAACACATCTGAGACGAACATCATGACGGCCGAGGATCCGGTTGAATTTAACCTCGAAGGCATCAACCAGGTGCAGATGAAGGAACAGATCGGGCTCAACTTTGCAGCGGCCCTTCGCTCGTTCCTGCGTCAGGACCCGAACATCGTGCTCGTCGGTGAAATTCGTGACTTTGAAACGGCTGAGATCGCGATCAAGGCCGCTCTTACGGGCCACCTTGTTCTCTCGACGCTGCACACAAACGATGCACCCTCGACCGTTTCGCGTCTCGTCAATATGGGCATCGAGCCCTTCCTCGTTGCGACCTCTGTCAACCTAATTCAGGCACAGAGGCTGATCCGGCGGATCTGCAAGGACTGCAAGGAAGAGATCGAGGTTTCAAAAGAACTGCTTATTGAGATCGGCTTTCCGCCAAGTGAGGTCGATGACCTACGACTCTACAAAGGCCGCGGATGCGACAACTGTCTGAACACCGGTTTCAAGGGTCGGGTCGGTTTGTATGAGGTGATGGAGGTCACGGACGAACTTCGAGAGCTGATAATCATCGGCGCCAGTGCGATCGAGATACGCAAAAAGGCGATCGAGCTCGGAATGATCACACTGCGTGAATCAGGGCTTTGCAAGATCAGAGAAGGCATCACGACGATCGATGAGGTCGTCAAGGAAACAGTGATTTAA